In the Clostridium gelidum genome, ATCTTAGAAAATAATATTTAGGAGCTTTTAAAGAATGCTAATATTATTTTTCAAAGATAGCTTTTTGATTTAACGTTACTTTTTCTATTTCCATAGTGGAAAATATGTAATGGAATTTAACATAATCAAATGATATAATATAACTCGTTAACGGAAGAATAAATAAACATTAAGATAAAAAATGTCTAAATGAAAGGATACTTATTATGGAGATTATTTCAACAATTGTAGGCCAAATTAGTATTATGTATGTACTAATGGCAATTGGCTTTATTGTATATAGAAAAAAATTGATTAACGACGAAGGAACTAAGCAGATATCTAATTTGTTAGTTTGGGTTATTAATCCCCTTATTATGCTAACAAGATACCAAATGGATTTTTCTATTGTTATGTTGAAGGAACTTGGAATTTCTTTTATAATTTCTTTAGGAGCAATGCTTATAGGATTTCTTGTAGGAAAGATTATCTTTAAAAAAGATCAAAGAATTGATAAATTTGCTATTGGATTTGCTAATGCAGGATTTATTGGGATTCCATTAGTTACTGGTATAATGGGCATAGATAAAGTATTCTTTTTATCAGCATATTTGGTGTGTTTTAATATATTGAGTTATACTTATGGAATTTATCTCGTATCAAAAAATAAAAATTTAATTACAATAAAAAGCATACTGTTTAACCCAGGAATTATTGCTGTAGTATTTGGATTAATAATTTTTGCTTCGCCAATAAAATTACCTGTAATTCTTTATGATGCTTTTAATTTGGTTGGACAAACTAATACTCCAATAGCTATGATTTTACTAGGAACATATATTGCAAAATCTAAGATTATTACTCTGTTTAATAATAAATATGCCTATTTTGTGTGTTTTATAAAATTGATTGTAATTCCAATGGTAATACTAGTAATATTTAGGTTTCTTCCATCAAGTCTAGCAGAAATTAAAATGGTAGTTCTAATTGCCATGTCTACACCAGTTGGACTAACTGTACCAATGTTTTCTC is a window encoding:
- a CDS encoding AEC family transporter, with product MEIISTIVGQISIMYVLMAIGFIVYRKKLINDEGTKQISNLLVWVINPLIMLTRYQMDFSIVMLKELGISFIISLGAMLIGFLVGKIIFKKDQRIDKFAIGFANAGFIGIPLVTGIMGIDKVFFLSAYLVCFNILSYTYGIYLVSKNKNLITIKSILFNPGIIAVVFGLIIFASPIKLPVILYDAFNLVGQTNTPIAMILLGTYIAKSKIITLFNNKYAYFVCFIKLIVIPMVILVIFRFLPSSLAEIKMVVLIAMSTPVGLTVPMFSQMYGGDYEYGAKLVGLSTLLSLITIPIIMYLANIIW